A window of Bacteroidota bacterium genomic DNA:
TTTTTAATGCTTTTGACAGCACTCCTCCCGATAAAGTCAAGGTGGTTTTGCTAGGGCAGGACCCTTATCATGGGAAAGGGCAGGCTCACGGGTTATGCTTCTCGGTTCCCGATGGGATAAAACCCCCTCCCTCACTGATCAATATTTATAAAGAAATGAACAGCGATCTGGGGCTTCCTATTCCTCAAACTGGCAATTTGCAGCCCTGGACAAAGCAAGGGATTCTTTTGTTAAATGCAACTCTTACGGTAAGGGCAAACCAACCCCTGTCGCATCAAAATAAAGGCTGGGAGCTATTTACAAATACAGTAATCCGCATCATTTCCGAAAAGAAAACAGGTATAGTATTTTTACTTTGGGGAAGGCATGCCCAGGAAAAA
This region includes:
- the ung gene encoding uracil-DNA glycosylase, with the translated sequence MINPKINEGWKTLLKEEFEKPYFYDLRSFLIEEKKKYNVYPPGNLIFNAFDSTPPDKVKVVLLGQDPYHGKGQAHGLCFSVPDGIKPPPSLINIYKEMNSDLGLPIPQTGNLQPWTKQGILLLNATLTVRANQPLSHQNKGWELFTNTVIRIISEKKTGIVFLLWGRHAQEKESLIDTSKHFILKAAHPSPFSANNGFFGCKHFSKTNEILRSLGKEEIDWKLN